A window from Falco naumanni isolate bFalNau1 chromosome 3, bFalNau1.pat, whole genome shotgun sequence encodes these proteins:
- the UBE4B gene encoding ubiquitin conjugation factor E4 B isoform X3: MEELSADEIRRRRLARLAGGPSSQPTTPLTSPQRETPPGPPVVAPAPGPSHSLGLNVHSMTPATSPIGASGVAHRSQSSEGVSSLSSSPSNSLETQSQSLSRSQSMDIDSVSCEKSMSQVDVDSGIENMEVDESDRREKRSLTDKEPLSGSEVSEEQALQLVCKIFRVSWKDRDRDVIFLNSLSAQFKQNPKEVFSDFKDLIGQILMEVLMMSTQSRDENPFASLTATSQPIAAAARSPDRSLMLNMGSNPGNSPVFCNVGSFGSSSLSSMGGSGSSSVSDSCSDHFTIENCKETEMLNYLIECFDRVGIEERKAPKMCSQPTVSQLLSNIRSQCISHAALVLQGSLTQPRSLQQQSLLVPYMLCRNLPFGFIQELVRTTYQDEEVFKQIFIPILQGLAVASKECSLDSDNFKYPLMALCELCEIKFGKTHPMCSLVVSLPLWLPKSLSTGAGRELQRLSYLGAFFSLSVFAEDDNKVVEKYFSGPAITLENTRVVSQSLQHYLELARQELFKILHSILLNGETREAALNYMAAVVNANMKKAQMQTDDRLVSTDGFMLNFLWVLQQLSTKIKLETVDPMYIFHPRCRIDLPTDETRVKATMEDVTAWIAELCRDPSPFSEPKFPTECFFLTLHAHHLSILPSCRRYIRRLRAIRELNRTVEDLKNNESQWKDSPLATRHREMLKRCKTQLKKLVRCKACADAGLLDENFLRRCLNFYGMVIQLMLRILDPGYPNIKLPLTPEVPKVFAALPEFYVEDVAEFLFFIVQYAPQVLYEPCTQDIVMFLVVMLCNQNYIRNPYLVAKLVEVMFMTNPAVQPRTQKFFEMIENHPLSTKLLVPSLMKFYTDVEHTGATSEFYDKFTIRYHISTIFKSLWQNIAHHGTFMEEFNSGKQFVRYINMLINDTTFLLDESLESLKRIHEVQEEMKNKEQWDLLPRDQQQARQSQLAQDERVSRSYLALATETVDMFHILTKQVQKPFLRPELGPRLAAMLNFNLQQLCGPKCRDLKVENPEKYGFEPKKLLDQLTDIYLQLDCARFAKAIADDQRSYSKELFEEVISKMRKAGIKSTIAIEKFKLLAEKVEEIVAKNARAEIDYSDAPDEFRDPLMDTLMTDPVRLPSGTIMDRSIILRHLLNSSTDPFNRQTLTENMLEPVPELKEQIQAWMRDKQNADH, encoded by the exons ATTCGTCGAAGGCGGCTTGCTCGGTTGGCTGGTGGACCATCTTCCCAACCTACTACGCCGCTTACGTCGCCACAGAGAGAGACGCCGCCAGGACCACCTGTAGTAGCACCAGCCCCCGGGCCATCCCATAGTCTAGGCCTAAATGTCCATAGCATGACCCCAGCTACCTCTCCAATTGGTGCATCAG GAGTAGCCCACCGAAGCCAGAGCAGCGAAGGAGTGAGTTCACTCAGCAGTTCTCCATCTAACAGCCTTGAAACACAATCTCAGTCTCTCTCTCGATCTCAGAGCATGGATATTGATAGTGTCTCCTGtgagaaaag TATGTCCCAGGTAGATGTGGATTCAGGAATTGAAAACATGGAGGTTGATGAGAGCGATCgcagagagaaaaggagtcTGACGGATAAG GAACCTCTGTCTGGGTCTGAAGTATCTGAGGAGCAAGCTTTACAGCTGGTCTGTAAGATCTTCAGAGTCTCTTGGAAGGACCGAGACAGAGATGTTATCTTCCTGAATTCACTCTCTGCCCAGTTTAAACAGAACCCAAAGGAGG tgttttcagattttaaggACTTGATTGGGCAGATTTTGATGGAAGTGCTGATGATGTCCACCCAGTCAAGGGATGAAAACCCCTTTGCTAGCCTGACGGCTACATCGCAACCGATTGCTGCCGCTGCCCGGTCTCCTGACAGAAGCCTGATGTTAAACATGGGCTCTAACCCTGGGAACAGCCCTGTGTTCTGTAACGTGGGCTCCTTTGGTTCCAGTTCATTATCCAG TATGGGAGGCTCTGGCAGCTCAAGTGTTTCAGATTCCTGCAGTGACCACTTCACCATTGAAAATTGTAAGGAGACAGAGATGCTGAACTACCTCATTGAGTGTTTTGACAGAGTTGGGatagaggagagaaaagcaccAAAG ATGTGTAGCCAGCCAACAGTTAGCCAGTTACTGAGCAACATCCGATCACAATGCATTTCACATGCTGCTTTGGTGCTACAGGGATCCTTAACACAACCAAG gtCATTGCAGCAGCAGTCTTTGCTGGTACCATATATGCTGTGTAGGAACCTCCCGTTTGGCTTCATCCAGGAATTGGTGAGAACAACTTACCAGGATGAGGAGGTGTTCAAACAG ATCTTTATTCCCATCTTACAAGGCTTGGCTGTAGCTTCCAAAGAGTGCTCCCTTGATAGTGACAATTTTAAATACCCCCTTATG GCACTATGTGAACTTTGTGAAATCAAGTTTGGGAAAACACACCCTATGTGCAGTTTG GTTGTCTCTTTGCCCTTGTGGTTGCCTAAATCTTTAAGCACAGGTGCAGGAAGAGAGCTGCAAAGACTTTCCTATCTGGGAGCCTTCTTCAGTCTCTCTGTCTTTGCTGAAGATGAC AACAAAGTAGTTGAAAAGTACTTCTCAGGACCTGCCATTACTCTTGAAAACACCCGGGTTGTTAGCCAGTCTTTGCAACATTACCTGGAATTAGCAAGG CAAGAGCTGTTCAAGATTCTACATAGTATTTTACTGAATGGTGAAACTCGAGAAGCCGCTCTCAATTACATGGCAGCTGTTGTCAACGCCAACATGAAAAAGGCACAAATGCAG ACAGATGATCGTTTGGTATCTACAGATGGCTTTATGCTCAACTTCCTATGGGTACTACAGCAACTAAGTACGAAGATAAAGCTGGAAACTGTTGATCCCATGTACATATTTCATCCCAGGTGTCGTATTGACCTCCCAACAGATGAGACCAGAGTGAAAGCAACAATGGAGGATGTTACAGCCTGGATTGCTGAACTTT GCAGGGATCCGTCTCCATTTTCTGAGCCGAAATTCCCAACAGAATGTTTCTTCTTAACCCTGCATGCCCATCATCTCTCAATCCTGCCAAGCTGCCGTCGGTACATACGTAGACTGCGGGCCATCAGGGAGCTCAACAG GACTGTTGAAGATTTGAAGAACAATGAAAGTCAATGGAAGGATTCTCCTCTGGCTACCAGGCACAGAGAAATGCTGAAACGTTGCAAGACACAGCTTAAG AAACTGGTGAGGTGCAAGGCTTGTGCAGATGCTGGTTTGCTGGATGAAAACTTTCTCAGGAGATGCCTGAATTTCTATGGCATGGTGATACAGCTGATGCTTCGCATTCTTGACCCTGGCTATCCCAA CATTAAATTGCCTTTAACTCCTGAAGTTCCGAAGGTATTTGCAGCATTGCCTGAGTTTTACGTGGAAGATGttgctgaatttttattttttattgtaca ATATGCTCCTCAGGTGCTTTATGAGCCCTGTACTCAGGACATAGTGATGTTCCTTGTTGTGATGCTGTGCAACCAGAACTACATCCGAAATCCTTATTTAGTAGCCAAGCTGGTGGAAGTGATGTTCATGACAAATCCAGCTGTTCAGCCCCGGACACAAAAGTTCTTTGAAATGATTGAGAATCATCCTCTCTCCACTAAATTGTTAGTTCCCTCCTTGATGAAGTTTTACACAG atgttGAACATACTGGAGCCACTAGCGAATTCTATGACAAGTTTACGATCCGCTATCACATTAGCACCATTTTCAAAAGCCTCTGGCAGAATATAGCTCACCATGGTACATTTATGGAAGAGTTCAA CTCTGGGAAGCAGTTTGTTCGCTACATCAACATGCTGATAAATGACACCACTTTCTTGCTGGATGAGAGTCTGGAGTCCCTAAAACGTATCCATGAAGTGCAAGAGGAGATGAAGAATAAAGAACAATGGGACCTGCTGCCCAGG GATCAGCAACAGGCTCGGCAATCACAGCTAGCTCAGGATGAGCGTGTGTCTCGTTCATATCTTGCTCTGGCAACAGAAACTGTTGATATGTTCCATATCCTTACCAAGCAGGttcaaaagccttttctcagacCT GAACTTGGACCACGATTGGCTGCTATGTTGAACTTTAACTTACAGCAACTGTGTGGCCCCAAGTGCCGTGACCTGAAAGTTGAAAACCCTGAGAAATACGGGTTTGAACCAAAGAAGCTGTTGGACCAACTGACTGACATTTATCTACAGCTAGATTGTGCTCGCTTTGCTAAAGCAATTGCTGATGATCAG AGGTCCTACAGCAAAGAGCTCTTTGAGGAGGTTATCTCAAAGATGAGAAAGGCTGGAATCAAGTCAACCATAGCAATAGAGAAATTCAAACTGCTGGCAGAGAAAGTGGAGGAAATTGTTGCCAAGAATGCCCGCGCAGAAATTGATTACAGCGATGCTCCAGATGAATTTAGAG ATCCACTTATGGACACTCTGATGACTGATCCTGTGAGGTTGCCATCCGGAACTATTATGGACAGGTCAATCATACTGAGGCATCTGTTGAATTCTTCCACTGATCCTTTCAATCGTCAGACGCTGACAGAAAATATGCTGGAACCAG TGCCAGAACTTAAAGAGCAAATCCAAGCCTGGATGAGAGACAAGCAGAATGCTGACCATTAA
- the UBE4B gene encoding ubiquitin conjugation factor E4 B isoform X1: MEELSADEIRRRRLARLAGGPSSQPTTPLTSPQRETPPGPPVVAPAPGPSHSLGLNVHSMTPATSPIGASGVAHRSQSSEGVSSLSSSPSNSLETQSQSLSRSQSMDIDSVSCEKSMSQVDVDSGIENMEVDESDRREKRSLTDKEPLSGSEVSEEQALQLVCKIFRVSWKDRDRDVIFLNSLSAQFKQNPKEVFSDFKDLIGQILMEVLMMSTQSRDENPFASLTATSQPIAAAARSPDRSLMLNMGSNPGNSPVFCNVGSFGSSSLSSLYGTSPAPTTNFTSYVPMTGSSLTPPASSVATASVPSITVSSHLTATSPSWMQSTSPRYRPYTVAHSGGFSASSIPRSLNISIPSSSPSPPAMAASPPAMPVITSRQRPTAVGPPLFTASPSTLRRRSSLLNRIPSSMGGSGSSSVSDSCSDHFTIENCKETEMLNYLIECFDRVGIEERKAPKMCSQPTVSQLLSNIRSQCISHAALVLQGSLTQPRSLQQQSLLVPYMLCRNLPFGFIQELVRTTYQDEEVFKQIFIPILQGLAVASKECSLDSDNFKYPLMALCELCEIKFGKTHPMCSLVVSLPLWLPKSLSTGAGRELQRLSYLGAFFSLSVFAEDDNKVVEKYFSGPAITLENTRVVSQSLQHYLELARQELFKILHSILLNGETREAALNYMAAVVNANMKKAQMQTDDRLVSTDGFMLNFLWVLQQLSTKIKLETVDPMYIFHPRCRIDLPTDETRVKATMEDVTAWIAELCRDPSPFSEPKFPTECFFLTLHAHHLSILPSCRRYIRRLRAIRELNRTVEDLKNNESQWKDSPLATRHREMLKRCKTQLKKLVRCKACADAGLLDENFLRRCLNFYGMVIQLMLRILDPGYPNIKLPLTPEVPKVFAALPEFYVEDVAEFLFFIVQYAPQVLYEPCTQDIVMFLVVMLCNQNYIRNPYLVAKLVEVMFMTNPAVQPRTQKFFEMIENHPLSTKLLVPSLMKFYTDVEHTGATSEFYDKFTIRYHISTIFKSLWQNIAHHGTFMEEFNSGKQFVRYINMLINDTTFLLDESLESLKRIHEVQEEMKNKEQWDLLPRDQQQARQSQLAQDERVSRSYLALATETVDMFHILTKQVQKPFLRPELGPRLAAMLNFNLQQLCGPKCRDLKVENPEKYGFEPKKLLDQLTDIYLQLDCARFAKAIADDQRSYSKELFEEVISKMRKAGIKSTIAIEKFKLLAEKVEEIVAKNARAEIDYSDAPDEFRDPLMDTLMTDPVRLPSGTIMDRSIILRHLLNSSTDPFNRQTLTENMLEPVPELKEQIQAWMRDKQNADH; this comes from the exons ATTCGTCGAAGGCGGCTTGCTCGGTTGGCTGGTGGACCATCTTCCCAACCTACTACGCCGCTTACGTCGCCACAGAGAGAGACGCCGCCAGGACCACCTGTAGTAGCACCAGCCCCCGGGCCATCCCATAGTCTAGGCCTAAATGTCCATAGCATGACCCCAGCTACCTCTCCAATTGGTGCATCAG GAGTAGCCCACCGAAGCCAGAGCAGCGAAGGAGTGAGTTCACTCAGCAGTTCTCCATCTAACAGCCTTGAAACACAATCTCAGTCTCTCTCTCGATCTCAGAGCATGGATATTGATAGTGTCTCCTGtgagaaaag TATGTCCCAGGTAGATGTGGATTCAGGAATTGAAAACATGGAGGTTGATGAGAGCGATCgcagagagaaaaggagtcTGACGGATAAG GAACCTCTGTCTGGGTCTGAAGTATCTGAGGAGCAAGCTTTACAGCTGGTCTGTAAGATCTTCAGAGTCTCTTGGAAGGACCGAGACAGAGATGTTATCTTCCTGAATTCACTCTCTGCCCAGTTTAAACAGAACCCAAAGGAGG tgttttcagattttaaggACTTGATTGGGCAGATTTTGATGGAAGTGCTGATGATGTCCACCCAGTCAAGGGATGAAAACCCCTTTGCTAGCCTGACGGCTACATCGCAACCGATTGCTGCCGCTGCCCGGTCTCCTGACAGAAGCCTGATGTTAAACATGGGCTCTAACCCTGGGAACAGCCCTGTGTTCTGTAACGTGGGCTCCTTTGGTTCCAGTTCATTATCCAG TCTCTATGGGACTAGTCCAGCTCCTACTACCAATTTCACAAGCTATGTACCAATGACTGGTTCATCTCTTACCCCACCAGCCAGTTCAGTTGCCACTGCATCTGTGCCTTCCATTACTGTCAGCTCTCACCTCACAGCAACAAGCCCTTCTTGGATGCAGTCTACTTCTCCGAGGTACCGGCCATACACCGTTGCCCATTCTGGaggcttttcagcttcttccaTCCCGCGTTCCTTGAATATTTCCATCCCATCTAGTTCACCAAGTCCTCCAGCCATGGCTGCTAGCCCTCCAGCCATGCCAGTCATCACATCCAGACAGAGACCCACAGCAGTGGGTCCACCTTTGTTTACTGCTTCACCCAGTACCTTGCGCAGGCGTTCTTCTTTACTGAACAGGATTCCTTCTAG TATGGGAGGCTCTGGCAGCTCAAGTGTTTCAGATTCCTGCAGTGACCACTTCACCATTGAAAATTGTAAGGAGACAGAGATGCTGAACTACCTCATTGAGTGTTTTGACAGAGTTGGGatagaggagagaaaagcaccAAAG ATGTGTAGCCAGCCAACAGTTAGCCAGTTACTGAGCAACATCCGATCACAATGCATTTCACATGCTGCTTTGGTGCTACAGGGATCCTTAACACAACCAAG gtCATTGCAGCAGCAGTCTTTGCTGGTACCATATATGCTGTGTAGGAACCTCCCGTTTGGCTTCATCCAGGAATTGGTGAGAACAACTTACCAGGATGAGGAGGTGTTCAAACAG ATCTTTATTCCCATCTTACAAGGCTTGGCTGTAGCTTCCAAAGAGTGCTCCCTTGATAGTGACAATTTTAAATACCCCCTTATG GCACTATGTGAACTTTGTGAAATCAAGTTTGGGAAAACACACCCTATGTGCAGTTTG GTTGTCTCTTTGCCCTTGTGGTTGCCTAAATCTTTAAGCACAGGTGCAGGAAGAGAGCTGCAAAGACTTTCCTATCTGGGAGCCTTCTTCAGTCTCTCTGTCTTTGCTGAAGATGAC AACAAAGTAGTTGAAAAGTACTTCTCAGGACCTGCCATTACTCTTGAAAACACCCGGGTTGTTAGCCAGTCTTTGCAACATTACCTGGAATTAGCAAGG CAAGAGCTGTTCAAGATTCTACATAGTATTTTACTGAATGGTGAAACTCGAGAAGCCGCTCTCAATTACATGGCAGCTGTTGTCAACGCCAACATGAAAAAGGCACAAATGCAG ACAGATGATCGTTTGGTATCTACAGATGGCTTTATGCTCAACTTCCTATGGGTACTACAGCAACTAAGTACGAAGATAAAGCTGGAAACTGTTGATCCCATGTACATATTTCATCCCAGGTGTCGTATTGACCTCCCAACAGATGAGACCAGAGTGAAAGCAACAATGGAGGATGTTACAGCCTGGATTGCTGAACTTT GCAGGGATCCGTCTCCATTTTCTGAGCCGAAATTCCCAACAGAATGTTTCTTCTTAACCCTGCATGCCCATCATCTCTCAATCCTGCCAAGCTGCCGTCGGTACATACGTAGACTGCGGGCCATCAGGGAGCTCAACAG GACTGTTGAAGATTTGAAGAACAATGAAAGTCAATGGAAGGATTCTCCTCTGGCTACCAGGCACAGAGAAATGCTGAAACGTTGCAAGACACAGCTTAAG AAACTGGTGAGGTGCAAGGCTTGTGCAGATGCTGGTTTGCTGGATGAAAACTTTCTCAGGAGATGCCTGAATTTCTATGGCATGGTGATACAGCTGATGCTTCGCATTCTTGACCCTGGCTATCCCAA CATTAAATTGCCTTTAACTCCTGAAGTTCCGAAGGTATTTGCAGCATTGCCTGAGTTTTACGTGGAAGATGttgctgaatttttattttttattgtaca ATATGCTCCTCAGGTGCTTTATGAGCCCTGTACTCAGGACATAGTGATGTTCCTTGTTGTGATGCTGTGCAACCAGAACTACATCCGAAATCCTTATTTAGTAGCCAAGCTGGTGGAAGTGATGTTCATGACAAATCCAGCTGTTCAGCCCCGGACACAAAAGTTCTTTGAAATGATTGAGAATCATCCTCTCTCCACTAAATTGTTAGTTCCCTCCTTGATGAAGTTTTACACAG atgttGAACATACTGGAGCCACTAGCGAATTCTATGACAAGTTTACGATCCGCTATCACATTAGCACCATTTTCAAAAGCCTCTGGCAGAATATAGCTCACCATGGTACATTTATGGAAGAGTTCAA CTCTGGGAAGCAGTTTGTTCGCTACATCAACATGCTGATAAATGACACCACTTTCTTGCTGGATGAGAGTCTGGAGTCCCTAAAACGTATCCATGAAGTGCAAGAGGAGATGAAGAATAAAGAACAATGGGACCTGCTGCCCAGG GATCAGCAACAGGCTCGGCAATCACAGCTAGCTCAGGATGAGCGTGTGTCTCGTTCATATCTTGCTCTGGCAACAGAAACTGTTGATATGTTCCATATCCTTACCAAGCAGGttcaaaagccttttctcagacCT GAACTTGGACCACGATTGGCTGCTATGTTGAACTTTAACTTACAGCAACTGTGTGGCCCCAAGTGCCGTGACCTGAAAGTTGAAAACCCTGAGAAATACGGGTTTGAACCAAAGAAGCTGTTGGACCAACTGACTGACATTTATCTACAGCTAGATTGTGCTCGCTTTGCTAAAGCAATTGCTGATGATCAG AGGTCCTACAGCAAAGAGCTCTTTGAGGAGGTTATCTCAAAGATGAGAAAGGCTGGAATCAAGTCAACCATAGCAATAGAGAAATTCAAACTGCTGGCAGAGAAAGTGGAGGAAATTGTTGCCAAGAATGCCCGCGCAGAAATTGATTACAGCGATGCTCCAGATGAATTTAGAG ATCCACTTATGGACACTCTGATGACTGATCCTGTGAGGTTGCCATCCGGAACTATTATGGACAGGTCAATCATACTGAGGCATCTGTTGAATTCTTCCACTGATCCTTTCAATCGTCAGACGCTGACAGAAAATATGCTGGAACCAG TGCCAGAACTTAAAGAGCAAATCCAAGCCTGGATGAGAGACAAGCAGAATGCTGACCATTAA
- the UBE4B gene encoding ubiquitin conjugation factor E4 B isoform X2: protein MDIDSVSCEKSMSQVDVDSGIENMEVDESDRREKRSLTDKEPLSGSEVSEEQALQLVCKIFRVSWKDRDRDVIFLNSLSAQFKQNPKEVFSDFKDLIGQILMEVLMMSTQSRDENPFASLTATSQPIAAAARSPDRSLMLNMGSNPGNSPVFCNVGSFGSSSLSSLYGTSPAPTTNFTSYVPMTGSSLTPPASSVATASVPSITVSSHLTATSPSWMQSTSPRYRPYTVAHSGGFSASSIPRSLNISIPSSSPSPPAMAASPPAMPVITSRQRPTAVGPPLFTASPSTLRRRSSLLNRIPSSMGGSGSSSVSDSCSDHFTIENCKETEMLNYLIECFDRVGIEERKAPKMCSQPTVSQLLSNIRSQCISHAALVLQGSLTQPRSLQQQSLLVPYMLCRNLPFGFIQELVRTTYQDEEVFKQIFIPILQGLAVASKECSLDSDNFKYPLMALCELCEIKFGKTHPMCSLVVSLPLWLPKSLSTGAGRELQRLSYLGAFFSLSVFAEDDNKVVEKYFSGPAITLENTRVVSQSLQHYLELARQELFKILHSILLNGETREAALNYMAAVVNANMKKAQMQTDDRLVSTDGFMLNFLWVLQQLSTKIKLETVDPMYIFHPRCRIDLPTDETRVKATMEDVTAWIAELCRDPSPFSEPKFPTECFFLTLHAHHLSILPSCRRYIRRLRAIRELNRTVEDLKNNESQWKDSPLATRHREMLKRCKTQLKKLVRCKACADAGLLDENFLRRCLNFYGMVIQLMLRILDPGYPNIKLPLTPEVPKVFAALPEFYVEDVAEFLFFIVQYAPQVLYEPCTQDIVMFLVVMLCNQNYIRNPYLVAKLVEVMFMTNPAVQPRTQKFFEMIENHPLSTKLLVPSLMKFYTDVEHTGATSEFYDKFTIRYHISTIFKSLWQNIAHHGTFMEEFNSGKQFVRYINMLINDTTFLLDESLESLKRIHEVQEEMKNKEQWDLLPRDQQQARQSQLAQDERVSRSYLALATETVDMFHILTKQVQKPFLRPELGPRLAAMLNFNLQQLCGPKCRDLKVENPEKYGFEPKKLLDQLTDIYLQLDCARFAKAIADDQRSYSKELFEEVISKMRKAGIKSTIAIEKFKLLAEKVEEIVAKNARAEIDYSDAPDEFRDPLMDTLMTDPVRLPSGTIMDRSIILRHLLNSSTDPFNRQTLTENMLEPVPELKEQIQAWMRDKQNADH from the exons ATGGATATTGATAGTGTCTCCTGtgagaaaag TATGTCCCAGGTAGATGTGGATTCAGGAATTGAAAACATGGAGGTTGATGAGAGCGATCgcagagagaaaaggagtcTGACGGATAAG GAACCTCTGTCTGGGTCTGAAGTATCTGAGGAGCAAGCTTTACAGCTGGTCTGTAAGATCTTCAGAGTCTCTTGGAAGGACCGAGACAGAGATGTTATCTTCCTGAATTCACTCTCTGCCCAGTTTAAACAGAACCCAAAGGAGG tgttttcagattttaaggACTTGATTGGGCAGATTTTGATGGAAGTGCTGATGATGTCCACCCAGTCAAGGGATGAAAACCCCTTTGCTAGCCTGACGGCTACATCGCAACCGATTGCTGCCGCTGCCCGGTCTCCTGACAGAAGCCTGATGTTAAACATGGGCTCTAACCCTGGGAACAGCCCTGTGTTCTGTAACGTGGGCTCCTTTGGTTCCAGTTCATTATCCAG TCTCTATGGGACTAGTCCAGCTCCTACTACCAATTTCACAAGCTATGTACCAATGACTGGTTCATCTCTTACCCCACCAGCCAGTTCAGTTGCCACTGCATCTGTGCCTTCCATTACTGTCAGCTCTCACCTCACAGCAACAAGCCCTTCTTGGATGCAGTCTACTTCTCCGAGGTACCGGCCATACACCGTTGCCCATTCTGGaggcttttcagcttcttccaTCCCGCGTTCCTTGAATATTTCCATCCCATCTAGTTCACCAAGTCCTCCAGCCATGGCTGCTAGCCCTCCAGCCATGCCAGTCATCACATCCAGACAGAGACCCACAGCAGTGGGTCCACCTTTGTTTACTGCTTCACCCAGTACCTTGCGCAGGCGTTCTTCTTTACTGAACAGGATTCCTTCTAG TATGGGAGGCTCTGGCAGCTCAAGTGTTTCAGATTCCTGCAGTGACCACTTCACCATTGAAAATTGTAAGGAGACAGAGATGCTGAACTACCTCATTGAGTGTTTTGACAGAGTTGGGatagaggagagaaaagcaccAAAG ATGTGTAGCCAGCCAACAGTTAGCCAGTTACTGAGCAACATCCGATCACAATGCATTTCACATGCTGCTTTGGTGCTACAGGGATCCTTAACACAACCAAG gtCATTGCAGCAGCAGTCTTTGCTGGTACCATATATGCTGTGTAGGAACCTCCCGTTTGGCTTCATCCAGGAATTGGTGAGAACAACTTACCAGGATGAGGAGGTGTTCAAACAG ATCTTTATTCCCATCTTACAAGGCTTGGCTGTAGCTTCCAAAGAGTGCTCCCTTGATAGTGACAATTTTAAATACCCCCTTATG GCACTATGTGAACTTTGTGAAATCAAGTTTGGGAAAACACACCCTATGTGCAGTTTG GTTGTCTCTTTGCCCTTGTGGTTGCCTAAATCTTTAAGCACAGGTGCAGGAAGAGAGCTGCAAAGACTTTCCTATCTGGGAGCCTTCTTCAGTCTCTCTGTCTTTGCTGAAGATGAC AACAAAGTAGTTGAAAAGTACTTCTCAGGACCTGCCATTACTCTTGAAAACACCCGGGTTGTTAGCCAGTCTTTGCAACATTACCTGGAATTAGCAAGG CAAGAGCTGTTCAAGATTCTACATAGTATTTTACTGAATGGTGAAACTCGAGAAGCCGCTCTCAATTACATGGCAGCTGTTGTCAACGCCAACATGAAAAAGGCACAAATGCAG ACAGATGATCGTTTGGTATCTACAGATGGCTTTATGCTCAACTTCCTATGGGTACTACAGCAACTAAGTACGAAGATAAAGCTGGAAACTGTTGATCCCATGTACATATTTCATCCCAGGTGTCGTATTGACCTCCCAACAGATGAGACCAGAGTGAAAGCAACAATGGAGGATGTTACAGCCTGGATTGCTGAACTTT GCAGGGATCCGTCTCCATTTTCTGAGCCGAAATTCCCAACAGAATGTTTCTTCTTAACCCTGCATGCCCATCATCTCTCAATCCTGCCAAGCTGCCGTCGGTACATACGTAGACTGCGGGCCATCAGGGAGCTCAACAG GACTGTTGAAGATTTGAAGAACAATGAAAGTCAATGGAAGGATTCTCCTCTGGCTACCAGGCACAGAGAAATGCTGAAACGTTGCAAGACACAGCTTAAG AAACTGGTGAGGTGCAAGGCTTGTGCAGATGCTGGTTTGCTGGATGAAAACTTTCTCAGGAGATGCCTGAATTTCTATGGCATGGTGATACAGCTGATGCTTCGCATTCTTGACCCTGGCTATCCCAA CATTAAATTGCCTTTAACTCCTGAAGTTCCGAAGGTATTTGCAGCATTGCCTGAGTTTTACGTGGAAGATGttgctgaatttttattttttattgtaca ATATGCTCCTCAGGTGCTTTATGAGCCCTGTACTCAGGACATAGTGATGTTCCTTGTTGTGATGCTGTGCAACCAGAACTACATCCGAAATCCTTATTTAGTAGCCAAGCTGGTGGAAGTGATGTTCATGACAAATCCAGCTGTTCAGCCCCGGACACAAAAGTTCTTTGAAATGATTGAGAATCATCCTCTCTCCACTAAATTGTTAGTTCCCTCCTTGATGAAGTTTTACACAG atgttGAACATACTGGAGCCACTAGCGAATTCTATGACAAGTTTACGATCCGCTATCACATTAGCACCATTTTCAAAAGCCTCTGGCAGAATATAGCTCACCATGGTACATTTATGGAAGAGTTCAA CTCTGGGAAGCAGTTTGTTCGCTACATCAACATGCTGATAAATGACACCACTTTCTTGCTGGATGAGAGTCTGGAGTCCCTAAAACGTATCCATGAAGTGCAAGAGGAGATGAAGAATAAAGAACAATGGGACCTGCTGCCCAGG GATCAGCAACAGGCTCGGCAATCACAGCTAGCTCAGGATGAGCGTGTGTCTCGTTCATATCTTGCTCTGGCAACAGAAACTGTTGATATGTTCCATATCCTTACCAAGCAGGttcaaaagccttttctcagacCT GAACTTGGACCACGATTGGCTGCTATGTTGAACTTTAACTTACAGCAACTGTGTGGCCCCAAGTGCCGTGACCTGAAAGTTGAAAACCCTGAGAAATACGGGTTTGAACCAAAGAAGCTGTTGGACCAACTGACTGACATTTATCTACAGCTAGATTGTGCTCGCTTTGCTAAAGCAATTGCTGATGATCAG AGGTCCTACAGCAAAGAGCTCTTTGAGGAGGTTATCTCAAAGATGAGAAAGGCTGGAATCAAGTCAACCATAGCAATAGAGAAATTCAAACTGCTGGCAGAGAAAGTGGAGGAAATTGTTGCCAAGAATGCCCGCGCAGAAATTGATTACAGCGATGCTCCAGATGAATTTAGAG ATCCACTTATGGACACTCTGATGACTGATCCTGTGAGGTTGCCATCCGGAACTATTATGGACAGGTCAATCATACTGAGGCATCTGTTGAATTCTTCCACTGATCCTTTCAATCGTCAGACGCTGACAGAAAATATGCTGGAACCAG TGCCAGAACTTAAAGAGCAAATCCAAGCCTGGATGAGAGACAAGCAGAATGCTGACCATTAA